The Streptomyces sp. NBC_00162 sequence ACGTAGGCGTAGGCGACGAAGACGGTGAGCACGAAGAGCAGCATCTCGACGAGCCCGAAGATCCCCAGGGAGTCGAAAGTGACGGCCCAGGGGTAGAGGAAGACAACCTCGATGTCGAAGACGATGAAGAGCATCGCCGTCAGGTAGTACTTGATGGGGAAGCGGCCGCCGCCGGCCGGCACCGGAGTCGGCTCGATGCCGCACTCGTATGCCTCAAGCTTTGCCCGGTTGTACCGTTTTGGGCCGATCAGCGTGGCCATGACCACGGAGAAGATCGCAAACCCTGCGCCGAGGGCGCCGAGCACGAGGATGGGCGCGTACGCATTCACGCTCCTCGCTCCTTCCAGTCGTCCTTGACCGTTGGACCGCCTCCGGCGCCGCGTGCCCCGCCTCGCCAAGATCGCGCTTTGATCGAACGCTTCCATGTGAGGCAGTTCACAAGCCGGACTCGTGCGCATCTTATGCCCGCTCCTCTGTGATCTGCGACACGGGTTGCAACACCGAGTTTGTGATCTCCACCACCTGACGAACGATCATGAAGTCCGATGAGTGGTGATCTTCATACGCGAAGCATCCACATGATCACCAAAGGTGACATCCGACCCCGTTACCGCAGGTAGAAGAGGTGCCGCCCTATCAAATGATGGCCATTGCAGGCAAATTGGCGACGCGGCCGCCGTAGTGATAAAGGGATCGGCGTCGCCCGGTCGGGGGAGCCCACGTGTACGGAGGTGGACACGGGGCAGACGCGGGTCCTGGGGCACCACCACCGCGTGCATCCGTTCACGAACCCGACGGGGAGTTCACGGCAAGGTCACGGAAGGCCCACAGCGTCCGCACAGCGTGACGCTCCTGTGACCTGCACCACTCCCGTTTCGTGACGAGGAAAGAGGGCTTGGCCATCTGTGCGGAGGGATGGTAGGCCGAGGATCATTCCGGACTTATTGCGGAAACCCCATGATCACAGCCTTGTGAAAGCGTGTCCGTTCTGTCCGTTACGGCGTCAATAAGAAGCGCGGCGCGCCCGGTTAGCGCCTTTCGCGCACAACTGTGGCGCAAGCCACGTTTCTTGAAGGGACCCCGCGCGCCCTGATAGCGGTTGTCCTCATGTCCCACACCGCTCACATACCCAGCCACCGGAAGCCCCGCCGCAGCGCCTCGAAGCTCGCGGTCCGCGCCGGAGTTGCCGGTGGCGTCCTCAGCACCCTCGCCATGGCCGGCACCGCGAGCGCGTCCCCGTCCGAGCCCGTGGCCGAGACGACGCTCGAAATGCCGGTCCTCAACCTGGACCTGGCCGCCGAGGTTTCCTCCGCCGTGGCCACTGCCGCCGAGAACACCCGCGCGGCCGCCATCAAGGGCGAACTGACCGCCCAGGAGGAGAGCGCCCGTACCGGCGCCGCCGCCGAGGCTAAGCAGGCCAAGGAAGAGGCCCAGAAGAAGGCCGACGAGGCCAAGAAGGTCCAGGAGGAGGCCGACCGCAAGGCCGAGGCCGAGCGCGCCAACCGCAGCACGGCCCGCGCCTCCCTGTCGACCAAGTCCTCCGGCTCGACCTCCAGCGACGGCTCCGGCGCCTCCGTGGCCGCCCCGGCGACCGGCTCCGCCGCCGCCATCGTGAACTTCGCCCGCGCGCAGGTCGGCAAGGCGTACGTCATGGGCGGCACCGGCCCGTCCTCGTTCGACTGCTCCGGCCTCGTCCAGGCCGCCTACCGCCAGGCCGGCATCTCCCTGCCGCGCATGTCCCAGGCGCAGTCCTCGG is a genomic window containing:
- a CDS encoding NADH-quinone oxidoreductase subunit A; the protein is MNAYAPILVLGALGAGFAIFSVVMATLIGPKRYNRAKLEAYECGIEPTPVPAGGGRFPIKYYLTAMLFIVFDIEVVFLYPWAVTFDSLGIFGLVEMLLFVLTVFVAYAYVWRRGGLEWD
- a CDS encoding C40 family peptidase → MSHTAHIPSHRKPRRSASKLAVRAGVAGGVLSTLAMAGTASASPSEPVAETTLEMPVLNLDLAAEVSSAVATAAENTRAAAIKGELTAQEESARTGAAAEAKQAKEEAQKKADEAKKVQEEADRKAEAERANRSTARASLSTKSSGSTSSDGSGASVAAPATGSAAAIVNFARAQVGKAYVMGGTGPSSFDCSGLVQAAYRQAGISLPRMSQAQSSAGTSVSLSALQPGDILYWGSKGNAYHVAIYVGGGKFVGAQNPSTGIVERNLSYDKPTGAVRVL